The Candidatus Paceibacterota bacterium genomic sequence TGCTCACTATGTTTGATGGACGAACCCGTCTGGCAAATGACGTGGCAGCAAGTGTGCGCTCGCACTTCCCGCAAGAGCTTATTGATATTCCAATTCCGCGAGCCGTACGAATTTCTGAAGCGCCCTCATACGGGCAAACCGTTATGACATATGACCCGGTTTCTCCAGGCGCAATTGCTTATATGCAGATTGCCAAAGAAATTTCCGAACGCGGTAAAGGTTTTGATTCAAATGTGGTCAGCGTCAATTATTCAAAAGGAGAGAGCGCATGAGTGTTAAGCGCGGTGGACTAGGTACAAACCTCGATGCATTAATTCCGACTTCTTTAACGATTGCTGGCGCGGAAGTTGCGCAACAGAATGAAGTGCCGATTGATTCCATTTCGCCAAATCCTAAGCAGCCACGAAGAGTTTTTGATGAAGACACTTTACGAGAGCTAACCGCCTCTATTCAAGAAGTGGGATTACTTCAACCACCTGTTGTACGCGAAATTTCATACGGTCGCTACGAACTGATTATGGGTGAGAGGAGATTCCGCGCTGCCAAAGCAGCTGGTCTTAAATCTATTCCCGTCATCATTCGTCAAACCTCTGACGATGAACTTCTCCGCGAAGCGCTCATCGAGAATATTCACCGCAGTCAACTAAATGCGTTAGAGGAAGGCGCGGCATACTCACAACTTTTGGATGATTTTGATTGCACACACGAAGAATTAGCGCGACGTTTGGGAAAATCACGACCTCACTTAACAAACACAATGCGTCTATTAAATCTTCCACCTACCGTGCAGAGAAAAGTAGCGGCAGGCGTGCTTTCCGCTGGCCATGCACGTGCACTTTTAGGCTTAACTGATGAAAAAGAAATTGAAAATCTTGCCAACCGAATTGTTTCTGAGGGTTTAAGTGTGAGAGCGACTGAGGAGATCATTGCAACTGGACTTGCGCAAACAAAAGTAAAGAGAAGAGCAAGTAGTAGTAACAATTTGCATATGACCGATGTTGAGGAAGACCTCTCTGACTATTTTGATACGAGGGTTGGAGTGCAATCGGGTAAATCCAAAGGGAAAATCGTGATCGAATTTTCTGGCACTTCAGATCTCAACCGAATTGTTTCTCTCATTAAGAAAAAATAGACTACTTATTGATTTCAAAAGCACTGCTTCGCCGGGAGATTTCTTCCTTAACGACGTTACTCAATGCCTTCACTCCTTCACGGATTCGCTCAGGCGTTGGATGGCAGTAGGACAGCCGCATTGCCCAACTCCCGAACCCATCAGCATAAAAGGCGGTTCCCGGCACGTAAGCAACTTTCGCAACAATCGCCTTTGGCATCATTAGCTTCGTATCAATTTCCGGAGGTAAGTTAACCCAGACATAGAATCCACCTCCAGGCTTGGTCCACGTTGCAGAGGCAGGGAAGTACTCCTCAAGAGATTCCAGCATTGCGTCCCGACGAACTTTGTAGAGTTGGCAGAAAGAAGCGATCTGATCCCGCCAAGGTTGATCGGCCAAATAATTTGAAATCGTAAGTTGTGTGAAATTTGAAGGGCAGAGAATGGAAGACTCGCTTGCGATAACTAGTTTCTCCTTGAGTGATGGAGGAACCAAAGCCCAACCAACCCGCAGGCCGGCGGCAATCGTCTTCGAGAACGACCCAAGGTAAATGACATTCTCGGTGTCTTCAGCCCTCATCGCATTTGGCGAAGGTCGGTCAAAACCAAGCAGACCGTACGGATTATCCTCAACTACAAAGATTTCCTCTGCGCGACAGATTTCGAGTATCTCAGTCCGTCGATCCGCTGGAAGAAGTACACCGGTCGGGTTTTGGTAATTAGGAATTAGATAAAGAAATTTGATCGTGCGGCCACTGGCTCGCACCGAACTTATTGCTTGACGGAGGGCTTCTGGGACTAAACCTTGACCATCGAGTTCGACATGCACAACTTGTGCCTCATATTGATGAAAGGTGCCGAGAGCTCCAACATATGAAGGAGCTTCTACAAGGACGACATCGCCTGGATCGATAAAAATACGTGAAATGAGGTCGAGCGCCTGCTGCGATCCGGTAGTGACAATGACATCGTCAGGGTTGGCTCGAATTCCTTCGAGAGCCATCACTTCACATATTTGTTCCCGTAATTTTGGATGACCCTGTCCGCTTCCGTACTGCAGAGCTTCAGCACCATTTGTGAGAATCAATTTACTGACGACTGATGCCATCATCTCCATGGGCAATGCAGATAAGTTCGGCATGCCGCCGGCCAACGAGACAATTTCTGGCCTGGATGCAACAGCGAAGAGTGAACGAATTTCACTTGGTTGCATTCCCGCAGCGCGAGAGGCAAAACGCTTCTCTAGATACTGAGGGTCTCCAGATTGATAACGAGCCGTCGGGTTGGACATTCCGCAAGTCTCCCATACTTAAATGGAGGCGCGACGACCTAAAGAGTTACTTGCGAAGCCCCGCCTTCTGAAGATCGGAAATTCTCAACGTTCCTGTCTTAGCATCATCTTCGGATGCTAGGTAAAGACGTTGAATCGCAATCACTATTGCCTCAGCCAGGACATCTCGAAAATCAGAACGCTCTAGTCGCGAGGCATCTCCGCGGTTGGTGAGATACCCAAGATCAATACGCACAGTTGGGGATTTGGTAAGCCGCAATAAATCCCACGTTTTGGGATGCGTGCGGCAGTTGAGGAGATCGGTACGGGCGCATATTTCTCGTTGAACCAATGAGGCAAATCGTTCACCAACAACCGAGTGGACACCGTGCGTCTCGCTGCCGTAGTAATACGTTGCGACTCCATGTGCATTTTCGTTTTTGTAGGAATCTGCATGGAAAGAGAGAATGAGATCTGCCCCAGCCTGATTTGCAAAAGCAATTCGCTCGGACTCACTTGGCTCATTCTGTGCCCCCCGTGTGAGAAAGACACTCACTCCTAGAGCTAGAAGTCGACCTTCTAGTCTTTGGGCGACGTCGTACACTGTTGTGGATTCATTAATACCATGGGCACTGACGCCGCGATTCTTTCCTCCACCGCTGGGATCTAAAACAATTACTTTATTAGCAAGGGAAGGACCTCGGTCATGCTGCATCGCGCTCTCACGCAAGATAGAGGGGGTACCTCCCGAGACGGTTCTTGTGAGGCGGATGAGCGCTGTGATTGTGGCGGGCCCACATTTTCCATCAGTTGTGACGCCAACTGACTTTTGAAATTCACGTACCGCATTCTCTGTCTTTACTCCATATACGCCATCAACTCGACCGCAATCAAATCCCATGTCGGTAAGGCGGGCTTGTAGGGTCGCAATGTCGTCGCCACGAAGAAATGGAGGTTGTTGGAGATAAAGCGAACGGTCGCCAAGTTTCCACTGCGCCTCTTCAAGAGCCCGCATCGTTACAGAGTTCACGACGCCCGTGATATCGAGGCCGCGATTTTGTTGGAAGGTGCGAATTGCATTGACGGCGCTTTCATCTATTGACGGCGGGTGCACGACCAATAAACCCAACCGATTGAGAATGTTTATAACATGGGTCACATCGTCAGCAGTGGAATCTTTGCCGATCAAACGATCATCCATCCTGAGGACCCTAACTATTTAAGCAAACCACAGAGCATTTCATTTAACGTAAGAGCGAACTCTCAGACCAATTCTAAAGAAAATTTGCGAGATCTTTGAGAAGTGCCGGCTTGGGCTTAGCTCCGATAATTGACTTAACAATCTCCCCATTAACAAAAACCGCAAGAGTTGGAAGCGAGGTGATCCCATATTTGACGGCGATCCGAGATTCTTCATCGGTATTCAATTTCACTACCTTCAATTTACCGACGTACTCTTTGGCAATCTCTTCCAGAATAGGAGCAACTGCGCGGCAAGGCCCACACCACTCAGCCCAAAAATCCACAAGTACTGGCGTAGAACTCTTTAAAACCTCTGCATCAAAAGTTGCGGTTGTTACTTCTTGTGCCATTCTTATTCCTCTCGCGATTCCAAATACCTAGGATACTGGTGCAAATCCAATCTTGTCCGAATGAAACCAGCGACTTATCTGTGTGAGAGGAATCGCTCGGCATCTAGAGCTGCTTGACAACCAGAACCTGCGGCCGTGATCGCTTGGCGATACACATGGTCAACCAAATCCCCACAAGCAAAGATACCTTCTTGATTGGTAAGCGTTGATCGATCAATTACTTTCACATAACCTTCGTCATCGGTTTCGATCTGGCCCTTAACAAGTTCACTGCGTGGATCGTGCCCAATTGCAACAAAAAGTCCAGAGAAGGCCCGCGTCGTGAGTTCGCCAGTTACAGTGTTGCGAAGTTGTAATGAATCCACTTTGTTCTCACCAAGGACATCGACCACCTCGTGATTCCAAAGGAATTCAATTTTCGGGTTTGCAAACGCACGCTCGGCCATAATCTTGGATGCGCGAAGCGAATCTCGACGATGGATAAGAACTACCTTGGAGGCAAAGCGCGTAAGAAATGTTGCTTCTTCGATAGCCGAATCTCCGCCACCGACAACAGCAATCTCTTGATTGCGGAAGAAGAAGCCGTCGCACGTTGCGCACCATGAGACACCTCGTCCAGAAAGGCGCTTCTCATTAGGAAGTCCAATCTCCCGAAAGGCAGACCCCATAGCGAGAATTACCGCACGAGCATGAACTATGTTTCCAGAACCATCCTTGAGCACCTTAGTCTTTGACGCAAGATCCATCTCGACAATGTCATCAGTGATCAACTTCGTGCCGAAGCGTTCTGCTTGCTTCCGCATCGATTCCATGAGATCTGGACCCATCACACCTTCAATGAACCCTGGAAAGTTTTCAACCTCAGTTGTATTCATTAAAGCGCCACCGGCAGTGACCGAACCTTCATAGAGGACTGGAGATAGTTGGGCACGCGCGGCATAGATTGCGGCCGTGTAGCCAGCTGGTCCCGAACCGACAATGACTACATCGTGGATCTTCTGATCAGAGTTCATAATGCTATTATAACAATATTCCAAAAAAGTTTATTCCCGCGGTTCGGCATTTGGCTTACGGCGAGTGCTGAGCATTCGGTTGAATTGATTTGCCACTAATCCCCGAGTAATTACGATTTCATGTATATGCATAGCGCGGGCGACAAAGTAATACCCAAAAAGGCTAACCACCATCACGAAAAACAATTCCGAGACTCTCGCAATAGTTGAAGAAGCATCAACCCAAGAGAAATATTGAGTAACTCCAAAGATTGGGACCATAGCGATTAGGGCAGAACCCCAAAGGCGTAGATGCTGCGAGAAAAAATCACTAATTAAAATTGGTCCAACGTGTCTCTTCAAAAGTGCAAGTGTGACAAGAAGCCCCACGATATAACTAATTGAAAAAGCTAAACCAAGTCCGACTGTTACCCATTTACTACTGAGTACATTTAAAGAAAGGTAGGAAAGAGCGACGGAAATAATATTAATAATCAGAATAGAAAGTACTTGCGTCCTGGTATCTTCAAACGCATTAAATCCTCTTATGAGGATAATGTTTATGCTAAATGCAACCAAACCAACTCCGAGCGCAGAGAGCACATTTCCAATGTAGACAGCGTCGGATTTTGCGATTCCAAAGAAGAGAACGCGAGTTATAAGTGGTCCAAACAAAAGGAAGGCGACCCCACTGGGAACTGTAAGAACACCTACCATCTTGATTGCGCGAATCAACTGTTCGCGCACCTCAGTACGTTTATTGTCAATTGCCAATTTAGACAAATGAGGAAGCAGTGCAGTAACGAGTGAAATCGTAACTATCGAGTAAGGAAGCATCATAATAAGGAAAGCGTTGCTAAAAGGCGTGAAGCCAACTCCCGTTTTTACCCCCTCTTGCGCAGATCGAACCGCAGCGCTGGTTGAAACATTGACGGTTACTAGATAACCAAGTTGTGAAATAAGGACGTAGATAAGGGTCCATCCTGCTAGAGAGAAAGACCTCCCCAATCCTTGCAAGCCGAACTTAGGCACAATTCTTAGGCCGGTTCGTTTCACAACAGGGATCAAAATAAGTGCCTGTATCACTACCCCAAGGGTTGTTCCCCAACCCAAGAATTGTGTTTGCTGAGTTGAAATTGAATCTATAGTCAGATGGGGCGACTGTAGAAGGACTGTTAGGAAGATTCCGATCACAACCAGATTATTTACAATTGGCGCCCACATTAAAGGCGCAAAGGATCCCTTAGCGTTCGCCACTTGTCCCAACATAGTAAAGAGCCCTAAGAAAAATATTTGCGGCAGGCAGAATCGAGTGAAGTCCACTGCCAGTTGAAACTCTTTCTCAAAGCCAACATTGGAAAATTCTGGGGCGTAAATTCTTACAAGTGCGGGAGCGAAGAGAATTCCTAGGAGAGCCAGCATGAACAGGATTGAGCTGATAGTTGTTACTAAACGAGAGGCAAATGCTTCCCCCCCGTCTTCATCAGCAAAAGAACGAACAAGTTGTGGAACAAAGATTGCTGTAAGCGCACCGCCAATAAGTAGGTTGTACAAGATGTTTGGCATGGTGTTTGCCACGTTGTACGTGTCAGCCAGGAGGGCAGTGCCAAGAACAGCCACTGCCAAGATGTTTCTTACAAATCCAGTGAGACGCGAGAAAATCGTTCCAAGTGCCATCACGCTCGAGGCGTGGAACATATCGGCCGGTTTCATTTTCGCGACCTTCTGACTCTCCGAATGATTTGAGCTAGGGCTGCTAGTAGAAGAAGTACCGCTGCGCCTGTCGTGAACCATGCCACAGCCGGACTGATAACAGAGAGATTAAGAGTGAGAATTACGGAGTCCCCAACAGATTTTCCGGCTGAGTTTTTGAACTGAGCGAGAACTGCCGTCGAACCTGGAGCTATGACGGTAAAAGGAACTGAGATCTGAGTCTTGGAATTGGCTGGCAAAATGATGTGCTTGTCACCGACAGTGCGAATCCGAAAATTTAATGGAGTGAGTTGGAGTGAGACCGTCACCGGAGAGGCGAAGTCATTCACTAGAGTGATCGGGACGTTTTCATGTTGGGATGTCAGGCGGTATTTACCGGGAACAATTCTCAATTTATGGCGGGTATTTGCTACCGCCTCATTAGCGTTTGAAGCAAAGTAGTGCTGTTCTTGTGCACTCATTCCAGTAGCGAGCAAAATGCCTAATTTCGAGCGCAAAAGATCTAATTGCTCGGCCGGTACAACCGTTGAAAATAAAGCAATTGCTCGTCGATTGGTGGTGTACGAAAGGGTTGTATTGGCGGGGATATAGGTCTTATGAGAGGCCCATCGAAAGCTTCGATTAATTCCGATCTCACGACCAAGGACACGCGCAAGTCTTTTCTGACTAGTTTCGTAGTAGTAGGTGAGTTCAGTTGGAGCAAGGCGTTTAGTCATGGAAATATCAGGGTGTCCATATGGAAGTGCAAAAATCAGATCCGCAGCACTGATGAGCTTGAATTCAGTCAGCCAATCTTGCGCGATCGGATCTGTTTGAGCCATGAAGGAAATCTCTTCAATAAGGGCAGCATCAATCATCCACCGACGTGGTTGCGCAACGGGATTGAAAACCAATTGCCCTAACTGTCCATTGGGGAGAAGTGAAACTGTCAATTCATTATTAAGAGCCACTCCGAGCAGGTCGCTGTGTGGGGAGTTAATAAGTATTACCGTATTGCTTGCCGCCATTGCCGGCGTCGCTGAGAGAAATGGGACACAAGCAAGAAGCATAAGAAGTACTCCCGAGATTACCTTGCCTCTCCTTCTCATTTCGGCAAGTCACCGTTTCGCGCGATCAATTTCTTCTCATCGGGGTAGGCCAGGCGATCAATTATCTCATGGAGTGGAAACCAGGAGACTTCATCCACTTCGGTTACTTGAGGCGCCAGAATTCCGCCCAATTCTCGGAAGAGATAGTGATGAACCGTTTTATGAATGCGCTTCCCGCCTGCCATAAACCAGAAATCAATAATTCCTAAAGCGCGGGAAATTTCAGATTCAATTCCCGTCTCTTCCATGACTTCTCGCAATGCTGCTTGCTCGGGAGTCTCGCCCGCCTCTATGTGCCCCTTTGGGAGAGACCAAAGGAGCCGAACGCGGGCATTGTCTTTCTGATCAATCCGACCGATAAGCAAGCCTTGGGTTCCAGAAGAATCGATCACCAAACCGCCGGCGCTTACCTCATCAATTCGCTTGGTGTGGGTTGAAGCGGTACGAGAATCCCCTTTTGCAGGTCGATGATGGGCCGGATTGGTGGCAGGTTTGAGCGGTAGCGCTGGTTCATTCTTCAAATCAGGAGATTGGGGGGAGCGATTGGCGGGCCTTCTGCGCCGCCTCTTCTTCTTGGTACTTTCGCTGCCCGCACCAGGTGCAGGGATCATGAAGTAAGCGTACTGCTCTAGCCTTATCCATTATGACTAGAGCGCTGGGTGCCGCAGAGGAACTTGCTATTAGATCTTTGATTGAACGGGCTCCCTTGGCGAGTTCTTTAGCGGATGCCTTTAAGAGTGCCGGCTATCGCCTAGCGCTAGTCGGAGGCTCAGTAAGGGACGCAATTTTGGGCCGACTTGGAAATGATCTTGATTTCACGACCAATGCTCCCCCAGAGGTGACGAAAAAGATTCTTAGCCGATGGGCCGAGAATATTTGGGATACTGGAATTGCCTTTGGAACTGTGACAGGAAAACGCGGTGAGACCACCGTTGAGGTTACAACCTATCGAAGTGAAAGTTATGACGTCGATAGTAGAAAGCCAGAGGTGAAATATGGGCAATCTCTCGAAGGTGATCTTTCGCGTCGCGACTTCACAGTGAATGCAATGGCCCTGGAATTAACCCAGGGGGCGCCAATCTTTGTGGACCCGTTTAACGGACTAGAAGATTTAGCGAATCGTCTGCTTCGCACGCCGGGACGAGCAGAAGATTCCTTCTCCGATGATCCACTACGCATGATGCGTGCGGCGCGTTTTGCCGCACAACTTAATTTCATTGTTGCAGAGGATGTCATGACGGCGTTAAAAAATATGGCTGGAAGAATTTCAATCATTTCCGCAGAACGCGTGCGCGATGAATTCTCCAAGTTACTTCTTTCAAAGAATCCCCGTATTGGAATAACCATACTGGTGGAAAGTGGTTTGGCAGACATTGTCCTTCCGGAAATTCCGAAATTAAAGTTGGAAATCGACGAACACCATCACCATAAAGATGTGTACGAACATTCACTTACCGTTCTTGACCAAGCAATCGCGCTTGAATATCGCATAGGCGGAGAAAACTTGGTGAGTCGTCTTGCTGCTCTATTACACGACATTGGCAAACCGAAAACCCGCAGTCATATTGCAGGTGGAGGCGTATCCTTTCATCACCATGAAGTTGTGGGTGCACGGCTTGCGAAGGAACGACTCAAAGCACTTAGATTTGATGGGAAGACGATTGATGATGTATCAACACTCATTGCGCTCCATTTGAGATTTCATGGTTATGGGCAGGGGGAGTGGACTGATTCTGCTGTAAGACGATACGTCCGTGATGCTGGCGATTTACTAGAATACTTACACGTGCTCACGCGCGCAGACTGCACCACTCGAAATAGACGCAAAGCAGAATCTCTAGCTGCCACTTACCTAAGCCTGGAAGAGCGCATTGACGTCCTTATGAAGCAGGAGGAATTGTCAAAGATCCGACCTGATCTAGATGGCGGAGAAATAATGAAGATTCTTGAGATAAAATCTTCACCTGTCGTCGGTGAGGCACTCGCTTTTCTGCTTGAGCTGCGACTAGAGCGCGGACCTTTAGACAAAGAAAAGGCGAAAGAAGAATTGATTAACTGGTGGGCCAAGCAGCGTTAAAGCGTGCAGGTCGCAACAAAACGGCGAATGAGAGTGTGTACACGAGAGAAATCAGCCCAATGACAATTGTTGATTTACCAGAGAAAGGCAGGATTAATGCCGCTAACACTGCCCCAGAGACAATTGCCCCGTTCACGAGCACGTCATAGACGGCAAAGACGCGCCCCCGGAAAATGTCATTTATTTTTGCTTGAACTAAAGCGTCATTGGTGACTTTGAGGCTTTGTCCAAAGAGGCTGGTGAAAAAAGCTGCGATATAAAGGGTTAGTGGGCTAAAGGAGAGAATGAGTACGAGCGGCGATATTGCACTTGCCGCCATCATGTATCTAATCCAGGTATATCTACCATAGCGATCAACCCCGATTGGGGCGACGAGAGCGCCACAGATGATGCCAATGCCAGCGATGGATAAAGCAACAGCTAAACCGGATAGTCCAGATCCAGCATCACTTGCGGAGTGAAATGTGTTGCGTTCCAATAAGAGCGCAACCAGAACGAGTGAAGTGAGACCGCCGCGCTGGATCGCGGTAGCTAATATTCCCCGGGCGGCGTCTTTGTGGATGACGAGAAAATCGAAACCCTCTCGCATTTCCTTTAAGCCTTGTCCAATACTTGCTCCACTTCTCTCATGATCTAAAGGTCCTATCTCATTCTTTTTAAGTCGTAGCGCAAGTAACGCGACGAGAAAATATCCCAGGGCGGCCACGAGCACCAATAAAGCATCTGCCTGATTGGCGTTGTGAAAATTTTCCACGACTTTTCGCAAGCCAAATCCCGCGCCCCCTCCGAGGACAACCCAGAGGGAGCCGCCGGTTACCGCCATGGCGTTTGCAGAGATCAATGAATCAGTATCAATAAGAAGAGGTAAGCCGGCCGAGAGTCCGGCCAGAATAAGTCGGTTGATTCCAAAGGCGGCTAATACTGCAGCCGTAAGTTCTACGCCAGTGTGTCCCCTAAAAACGAGAAGGGCTATCAGTAGAAGATCAACCGAACGCAATAGATTTGCGTAGAAAAGAGCGCGCTGGCGTGAAACACGATCGAGAATCGTCCCCACAAACGGACCGATAATTGAATACGGAAGAAGGACAACGCCGAATGCAAGTGCTGCATCAAGCGCGTTTGCCTGCCGTTCAGGGGAGAAGAGTACGAAAGAAGCCAGAGCGCTTTGGAACAGACCATCTATCATCTGGCCAATCCAGCGGAGCGCAAAGAGTCGTGAGAGTCTCGGGTGGCGCAAAAGCCTCAGGAAACTCAAACTATGCACCTTCGAAGAGTAGTTTCTTTAACTTGAATAATCTCGTTATTCTGTGCGATGTGAATTCGGTACGTGCTTACGTTGACTACACCCTCGATAAGCGCGCAACTTTGTTGGCTCTCTTTCGCGGGAAAGTCGATGCCTGCGACGCGGATCCATATTTATTGAAAGCTGCCAAGTTTCACGGCGCCCGGGTTGAAAGAGCCTGTCCAGTCTGCAAGAAGCGCTCCCTCGTGGAGTTGAGGTACACCTTCGGGGACCAATTGGGACAATATTCGGGACGCATTAAGTCCGATAAAGAGTTGGCCGAGATGGAGAAGGAATTCGGGGAGTTCCGTGTCTACGTGGTTGAGGTCTGCCGAGAGTGTTCTTGGAATCATCTGTGTGCTTCCTTTCTCCTAGGTGATGGGATTGTCAGAAAAGCGCCGAGACGGCAGCGCACGTTAGAAGATGAGGATTGGGTTAAGCGGTAACCTTCACGCGTGCTACGTAAAATCCTTCTCCGAACCGCTATCTTCGTAGGCGGCCTGGGCTTTGTCGCGCTCGCGGCCCTTTTTGCGTTCGCCTATTTCACGGTGGATATCCCTAACCCAAATTCTTTCGTAAACAGTCAAGCGACGATCATTCAGTACTCCAACGGAGTAGAGATTGGGCGACTGGGTGCCCAGAATCGAACCAGCGTTCCGCTCGCCAGAATTCCACTCAATGTTCGCCAGGCAGTTCTCTCCGCCGAAGATCGGAATTATTACTCCGAACAAGCGTTTAGCATCTCGGGGATTTTGCGAGCAGTCCTAAATAATTTACGAGGTGGAGCACTGCAAGGCGGTTCAACGATTACCCAGCAATATGCCAAAACCGCCTTCCTGACACCGGATCGAAACATCCAGCGTAAAGTAAAAGAGTTGGTTATCGCCATAAAGTTGGAGCAGCAGTTATCGAAAGATCAGATTCTCGAAAAATATCTCAACACGATTTACTTCGGCCGCGGTTCGTATGGAGTGGAGACAGCAGCTCAACAATATTTTA encodes the following:
- a CDS encoding ParB/RepB/Spo0J family partition protein; this encodes MSVKRGGLGTNLDALIPTSLTIAGAEVAQQNEVPIDSISPNPKQPRRVFDEDTLRELTASIQEVGLLQPPVVREISYGRYELIMGERRFRAAKAAGLKSIPVIIRQTSDDELLREALIENIHRSQLNALEEGAAYSQLLDDFDCTHEELARRLGKSRPHLTNTMRLLNLPPTVQRKVAAGVLSAGHARALLGLTDEKEIENLANRIVSEGLSVRATEEIIATGLAQTKVKRRASSSNNLHMTDVEEDLSDYFDTRVGVQSGKSKGKIVIEFSGTSDLNRIVSLIKKK
- a CDS encoding PLP-dependent aminotransferase family protein, producing MSNPTARYQSGDPQYLEKRFASRAAGMQPSEIRSLFAVASRPEIVSLAGGMPNLSALPMEMMASVVSKLILTNGAEALQYGSGQGHPKLREQICEVMALEGIRANPDDVIVTTGSQQALDLISRIFIDPGDVVLVEAPSYVGALGTFHQYEAQVVHVELDGQGLVPEALRQAISSVRASGRTIKFLYLIPNYQNPTGVLLPADRRTEILEICRAEEIFVVEDNPYGLLGFDRPSPNAMRAEDTENVIYLGSFSKTIAAGLRVGWALVPPSLKEKLVIASESSILCPSNFTQLTISNYLADQPWRDQIASFCQLYKVRRDAMLESLEEYFPASATWTKPGGGFYVWVNLPPEIDTKLMMPKAIVAKVAYVPGTAFYADGFGSWAMRLSYCHPTPERIREGVKALSNVVKEEISRRSSAFEINK
- a CDS encoding N-acetylmuramoyl-L-alanine amidase translates to MDDRLIGKDSTADDVTHVINILNRLGLLVVHPPSIDESAVNAIRTFQQNRGLDITGVVNSVTMRALEEAQWKLGDRSLYLQQPPFLRGDDIATLQARLTDMGFDCGRVDGVYGVKTENAVREFQKSVGVTTDGKCGPATITALIRLTRTVSGGTPSILRESAMQHDRGPSLANKVIVLDPSGGGKNRGVSAHGINESTTVYDVAQRLEGRLLALGVSVFLTRGAQNEPSESERIAFANQAGADLILSFHADSYKNENAHGVATYYYGSETHGVHSVVGERFASLVQREICARTDLLNCRTHPKTWDLLRLTKSPTVRIDLGYLTNRGDASRLERSDFRDVLAEAIVIAIQRLYLASEDDAKTGTLRISDLQKAGLRK
- the trxA gene encoding thioredoxin, with amino-acid sequence MAQEVTTATFDAEVLKSSTPVLVDFWAEWCGPCRAVAPILEEIAKEYVGKLKVVKLNTDEESRIAVKYGITSLPTLAVFVNGEIVKSIIGAKPKPALLKDLANFL
- the trxB gene encoding thioredoxin-disulfide reductase; the protein is MNSDQKIHDVVIVGSGPAGYTAAIYAARAQLSPVLYEGSVTAGGALMNTTEVENFPGFIEGVMGPDLMESMRKQAERFGTKLITDDIVEMDLASKTKVLKDGSGNIVHARAVILAMGSAFREIGLPNEKRLSGRGVSWCATCDGFFFRNQEIAVVGGGDSAIEEATFLTRFASKVVLIHRRDSLRASKIMAERAFANPKIEFLWNHEVVDVLGENKVDSLQLRNTVTGELTTRAFSGLFVAIGHDPRSELVKGQIETDDEGYVKVIDRSTLTNQEGIFACGDLVDHVYRQAITAAGSGCQAALDAERFLSHR
- the murJ gene encoding murein biosynthesis integral membrane protein MurJ, with amino-acid sequence MKPADMFHASSVMALGTIFSRLTGFVRNILAVAVLGTALLADTYNVANTMPNILYNLLIGGALTAIFVPQLVRSFADEDGGEAFASRLVTTISSILFMLALLGILFAPALVRIYAPEFSNVGFEKEFQLAVDFTRFCLPQIFFLGLFTMLGQVANAKGSFAPLMWAPIVNNLVVIGIFLTVLLQSPHLTIDSISTQQTQFLGWGTTLGVVIQALILIPVVKRTGLRIVPKFGLQGLGRSFSLAGWTLIYVLISQLGYLVTVNVSTSAAVRSAQEGVKTGVGFTPFSNAFLIMMLPYSIVTISLVTALLPHLSKLAIDNKRTEVREQLIRAIKMVGVLTVPSGVAFLLFGPLITRVLFFGIAKSDAVYIGNVLSALGVGLVAFSINIILIRGFNAFEDTRTQVLSILIINIISVALSYLSLNVLSSKWVTVGLGLAFSISYIVGLLVTLALLKRHVGPILISDFFSQHLRLWGSALIAMVPIFGVTQYFSWVDASSTIARVSELFFVMVVSLFGYYFVARAMHIHEIVITRGLVANQFNRMLSTRRKPNAEPRE
- a CDS encoding DUF6049 family protein; translation: MRRRGKVISGVLLMLLACVPFLSATPAMAASNTVILINSPHSDLLGVALNNELTVSLLPNGQLGQLVFNPVAQPRRWMIDAALIEEISFMAQTDPIAQDWLTEFKLISAADLIFALPYGHPDISMTKRLAPTELTYYYETSQKRLARVLGREIGINRSFRWASHKTYIPANTTLSYTTNRRAIALFSTVVPAEQLDLLRSKLGILLATGMSAQEQHYFASNANEAVANTRHKLRIVPGKYRLTSQHENVPITLVNDFASPVTVSLQLTPLNFRIRTVGDKHIILPANSKTQISVPFTVIAPGSTAVLAQFKNSAGKSVGDSVILTLNLSVISPAVAWFTTGAAVLLLLAALAQIIRRVRRSRK
- a CDS encoding NUDIX hydrolase, with the protein product MIPAPGAGSESTKKKRRRRRPANRSPQSPDLKNEPALPLKPATNPAHHRPAKGDSRTASTHTKRIDEVSAGGLVIDSSGTQGLLIGRIDQKDNARVRLLWSLPKGHIEAGETPEQAALREVMEETGIESEISRALGIIDFWFMAGGKRIHKTVHHYLFRELGGILAPQVTEVDEVSWFPLHEIIDRLAYPDEKKLIARNGDLPK
- a CDS encoding CCA tRNA nucleotidyltransferase, which encodes MTRALGAAEELAIRSLIERAPLASSLADAFKSAGYRLALVGGSVRDAILGRLGNDLDFTTNAPPEVTKKILSRWAENIWDTGIAFGTVTGKRGETTVEVTTYRSESYDVDSRKPEVKYGQSLEGDLSRRDFTVNAMALELTQGAPIFVDPFNGLEDLANRLLRTPGRAEDSFSDDPLRMMRAARFAAQLNFIVAEDVMTALKNMAGRISIISAERVRDEFSKLLLSKNPRIGITILVESGLADIVLPEIPKLKLEIDEHHHHKDVYEHSLTVLDQAIALEYRIGGENLVSRLAALLHDIGKPKTRSHIAGGGVSFHHHEVVGARLAKERLKALRFDGKTIDDVSTLIALHLRFHGYGQGEWTDSAVRRYVRDAGDLLEYLHVLTRADCTTRNRRKAESLAATYLSLEERIDVLMKQEELSKIRPDLDGGEIMKILEIKSSPVVGEALAFLLELRLERGPLDKEKAKEELINWWAKQR